One window from the genome of Rhodospirillales bacterium encodes:
- a CDS encoding nucleotidyltransferase family protein — MDVADCRLVAGGLFAPVWNALSDQPSSTSINDYDIFYWDPGTS; from the coding sequence TTGGACGTTGCGGACTGCCGGCTCGTGGCGGGCGGCCTCTTCGCTCCGGTCTGGAATGCGTTGTCGGATCAGCCGTCCAGCACCAGCATCAACGACTACGACATTTTCTACTGGGATCCCGGCACCTCTTGA
- a CDS encoding nucleotidyltransferase family protein, protein MEAVIRRADVLFSDLGIRPDGAGGLDIRAPFGFDELFTGVLRLNSDNPKPDRFHEKCASYRERWPWLTIAEPMMGRTRWTVLF, encoded by the coding sequence GTGGAGGCGGTGATCCGGCGCGCCGATGTGTTGTTCTCCGATCTCGGCATCCGGCCCGATGGTGCCGGCGGCCTTGATATCCGTGCGCCGTTCGGTTTCGACGAACTCTTTACCGGCGTGTTGCGCCTGAACTCCGACAACCCGAAGCCGGACCGGTTCCACGAAAAATGTGCAAGTTACCGCGAACGTTGGCCGTGGCTGACGATCGCCGAACCTATGATGGGGCGTACGCGATGGACCGTCCTGTTCTGA
- a CDS encoding TRAP transporter large permease has product MTGTVLGLAMIGGLLALLALRIPVGLAMLVAGGAGYVAQRGVDPLLYHLQTTPFFQASTHSYAVIPLFLLMGQFATQSGINRALFDAARAYLGHRRGGLALASIAGSAGFGAICGSSLATAATMAQAALPEMRQAGYAGSLATATLAAGGTLGILIPPSFVLVIYALLTEQLIGTMFLAALVPGALAVLGFTLAIRWTVQRDPGLAPLEEQADRSARQASLGSIWIVPVVFLVVIGGIYRGWFTPTEGAAVGAAATAVLAVARGMRWEGLKAALLGTIETAAMVFLILLGADLFSAGLAFTRLPQELVAVFAESGLPAFATIGLMLLFYLAAGCVMDSLSVILLTVPVFFPIVMALDLGMGPTEAAVWFGILALVVVELGLITPPVGMNVFVIHGLARDIPLGETFRGLLPFLAIELIRVALLFAIPGLVLWLPALL; this is encoded by the coding sequence GTGACCGGGACCGTCCTCGGGCTGGCCATGATCGGCGGGTTGCTTGCCCTTCTGGCGCTGCGCATACCGGTCGGGCTCGCCATGCTCGTGGCCGGCGGTGCGGGCTACGTCGCCCAGCGCGGTGTCGATCCCCTGCTCTATCACCTGCAAACAACGCCGTTCTTTCAGGCCTCGACTCACAGCTATGCGGTGATCCCGCTGTTCCTGCTGATGGGTCAGTTCGCCACGCAGTCGGGCATCAACCGCGCGCTGTTCGACGCCGCCCGTGCCTATCTCGGCCATCGCCGCGGCGGTCTGGCGCTGGCCTCAATCGCGGGCTCGGCAGGCTTCGGCGCGATCTGCGGGTCCTCGCTCGCGACAGCGGCCACCATGGCCCAGGCGGCCCTGCCCGAGATGCGGCAGGCGGGCTATGCGGGCTCGCTTGCCACCGCAACGCTCGCGGCCGGTGGCACACTCGGCATCCTGATTCCGCCGAGCTTCGTACTGGTGATCTACGCGCTGCTGACAGAGCAGCTGATCGGCACAATGTTTCTTGCGGCTCTGGTTCCCGGCGCGTTGGCAGTGCTGGGTTTCACGCTCGCGATCCGCTGGACCGTGCAGCGCGATCCCGGCCTCGCACCTCTCGAAGAGCAAGCCGACAGGTCAGCCCGGCAGGCAAGTCTCGGCAGCATCTGGATCGTGCCCGTCGTCTTCCTTGTGGTGATCGGTGGCATTTATCGCGGCTGGTTCACGCCGACCGAGGGTGCAGCCGTGGGTGCAGCCGCAACTGCGGTCCTGGCCGTCGCGCGCGGCATGCGCTGGGAGGGGCTGAAGGCCGCTCTTCTGGGAACGATCGAGACCGCAGCCATGGTCTTCCTGATCCTGCTGGGTGCCGATCTTTTCAGCGCGGGTCTGGCCTTCACCCGTTTGCCGCAGGAGCTTGTTGCGGTGTTCGCCGAAAGCGGTCTTCCCGCCTTCGCCACGATCGGGCTGATGCTGCTGTTCTATCTCGCGGCGGGCTGCGTGATGGACAGCCTTTCGGTCATCCTTCTGACGGTGCCCGTCTTCTTCCCCATCGTGATGGCCCTTGATCTCGGCATGGGCCCGACCGAGGCGGCGGTCTGGTTCGGCATCCTGGCACTTGTCGTGGTTGAACTCGGCCTGATCACGCCGCCCGTCGGCATGAACGTCTTCGTCATCCACGGGCTGGCCCGCGACATTCCACTGGGCGAAACCTTTCGTGGCCTTCTGCCATTCCTCGCCATCGAGCTGATCCGGGTCGCACTGCTCTTTGCCATCCCCGGGCTCGTGCTCTGGCTCCCGGCCCTGCTCTAA
- a CDS encoding TRAP transporter small permease, translating into MTALRTWAERAAAIWAFLGGVVLVALALMTVASILGRNLGLGAIPGDFELVGLGAANAFFAGLPWCHARRGHIVVSLTSRWLPRRVTRAMDAVNSVLLAATAALLAWRLAIGGLELKGYNESTMILGVPVWWAFPPIVISLGFLILVGLTHALDDPPETDAP; encoded by the coding sequence ATGACTGCGCTCCGGACGTGGGCGGAACGCGCCGCAGCGATCTGGGCCTTCCTGGGTGGGGTGGTGCTGGTCGCGCTGGCGCTGATGACGGTCGCCAGCATTCTCGGCCGCAATCTGGGTCTGGGCGCGATCCCGGGCGACTTCGAACTCGTCGGCCTTGGCGCGGCGAACGCCTTCTTCGCGGGCCTGCCTTGGTGCCATGCCCGACGCGGACACATCGTCGTCAGCCTGACCAGCCGCTGGCTGCCACGGCGCGTGACACGGGCAATGGATGCTGTCAACAGCGTCCTGCTGGCCGCCACCGCCGCATTGCTCGCCTGGCGCCTGGCCATCGGCGGCCTTGAGCTCAAGGGCTACAACGAAAGCACGATGATCCTGGGCGTTCCGGTATGGTGGGCCTTCCCGCCCATCGTGATTTCGCTCGGCTTTTTGATTCTGGTCGGCCTGACCCATGCGCTCGACGATCCACCCGAGACGGACGCACCGTGA
- a CDS encoding TRAP transporter substrate-binding protein, whose amino-acid sequence MQTRLIATFAVVVSLIGTPVLAEAPEVTLRLHHFLPPQSNTQVTFLEPWVQRVEEESGGRIRIEIYPSMTLGGKPQQLFDQARTGVADIVWTLPGYTPGRFPLVEVFELPFVTGSAEATSQAVMDFYDDHLTEEFAEVHPLVLHVHAPGVIHTRETPIAAIEDMVNVPLRAPTRQINAALAALGAEPVGMPVPQVPEAVSKGIVEGALVPYEVTLALRLPELTRHHIESGLYTAVFLLAMNKGVYDRLPDDLRTVIDNNAGLATAAWAGGTWDANEAEARQIVADGGGEIVVLSDEEEQRWREATQPVIDAWIAEMDAAGHDGKALYDDAVRLVEHYSE is encoded by the coding sequence ATGCAGACTCGTCTGATCGCCACGTTCGCGGTTGTCGTTTCGCTGATCGGCACCCCGGTCCTTGCCGAGGCGCCCGAAGTCACCCTGCGTCTCCACCATTTCCTGCCGCCGCAGTCCAACACCCAGGTCACGTTCCTGGAACCCTGGGTGCAGCGCGTCGAGGAGGAGTCGGGGGGCCGGATCAGGATCGAGATCTACCCGTCGATGACGCTGGGCGGCAAACCCCAGCAGCTCTTCGATCAGGCCCGCACAGGCGTGGCCGACATCGTCTGGACCCTGCCGGGCTACACCCCGGGCCGCTTCCCGCTGGTCGAGGTCTTCGAACTGCCGTTCGTCACCGGCAGCGCCGAGGCAACGAGCCAGGCGGTGATGGATTTCTATGACGATCACCTCACCGAGGAGTTCGCCGAGGTTCATCCGCTGGTGCTGCACGTCCATGCCCCCGGTGTGATCCACACCCGCGAGACCCCGATCGCCGCGATCGAGGACATGGTGAATGTGCCGCTGCGCGCCCCGACCCGTCAGATCAACGCGGCACTCGCTGCGCTCGGCGCCGAGCCCGTCGGCATGCCGGTGCCGCAGGTGCCGGAGGCCGTCTCCAAGGGTATCGTCGAAGGGGCGCTTGTGCCCTACGAGGTCACCCTGGCGCTGCGCCTGCCCGAGCTCACCCGTCATCACATCGAAAGCGGGCTCTACACGGCCGTCTTCCTGCTTGCGATGAACAAGGGCGTTTACGACCGCCTGCCCGATGACCTGCGCACCGTGATCGACAACAACGCCGGTCTCGCGACAGCGGCCTGGGCCGGTGGCACCTGGGACGCCAACGAAGCCGAGGCGCGCCAGATCGTCGCTGACGGAGGCGGCGAGATCGTCGTGCTCTCCGACGAGGAAGAACAGCGCTGGCGCGAGGCGACCCAGCCCGTGATCGATGCCTGGATCGCCGAGATGGACGCCGCCGGCCACGACGGCAAAGCGCTCTACGATGACGCCGTCCGCCTGGTCGAGCATTACAGCGAGTAA
- the xth gene encoding exodeoxyribonuclease III, producing MPDITLATWNINSVRLRIEAVVAYLKDHQPDILCLQEIKATENVFPFEPLREAGWEHIAVAGFKGYNGVATISRVPFMKSGVTNWCGREDGRHVWTVFKGSVELHNFYVPAGGDEPDPEINDKFAHKLQFLDEMTGWCADMATPRAKRIIVGDLNIAPLENDVWNHKQLLKVVSHTPVEVEAMERLRRAHDWIDAVRHFKPEPEKLYSWWSYRAKDWAAADRGRRLDHIWVTPALQKKLKSAEIHRHVRGWERASDHCPVSVTLDLPV from the coding sequence ATGCCGGACATCACGCTTGCAACCTGGAACATCAACTCCGTGCGCCTGCGCATCGAGGCGGTGGTCGCGTATCTCAAGGATCATCAGCCCGACATCCTGTGCCTGCAGGAGATCAAGGCGACCGAGAATGTCTTTCCCTTCGAGCCGCTGCGTGAGGCGGGCTGGGAGCATATCGCAGTCGCCGGATTCAAGGGCTACAACGGTGTCGCGACGATCAGCCGCGTGCCCTTCATGAAGTCGGGCGTGACGAACTGGTGCGGTCGCGAGGACGGCCGCCACGTCTGGACCGTCTTCAAAGGCAGCGTCGAACTCCATAACTTCTATGTGCCCGCCGGCGGCGATGAGCCCGATCCCGAGATCAACGACAAATTCGCCCACAAGCTCCAGTTCCTCGACGAGATGACCGGTTGGTGCGCCGACATGGCCACGCCGCGCGCCAAACGGATCATCGTCGGTGACCTCAACATCGCACCGCTCGAGAACGACGTCTGGAACCACAAGCAACTCCTCAAGGTCGTGAGCCACACGCCCGTCGAGGTCGAGGCGATGGAACGGCTTCGCCGGGCGCACGACTGGATCGATGCCGTCCGCCATTTCAAGCCGGAGCCCGAGAAGCTCTATTCCTGGTGGAGCTATCGCGCCAAGGACTGGGCCGCCGCCGACAGGGGCCGCCGGCTGGATCATATCTGGGTCACGCCCGCGCTTCAGAAGAAGCTGAAGTCGGCGGAGATTCATCGCCACGTGCGCGGCTGGGAGCGGGCGAGCGACCATTGCCCAGTCAGTGTGACCCTGGACCTGCCGGTATGA